The genomic interval AAAGGTTAGCGATATTTGCAGGATATGATAAAGATAATATCATAGATGATTATGTAGTATATTATATTAAAGAATTAAAAAAAGTAGCTGATATAGTTTATGTTTGCAACTGTAATATGTTAGAAAGTGAATTAGATAAAATATCTTCTTATTGTATTCATATTATTAATGGCAGACATGGAGAATATGACTTTGGATCATATAAAAGAGGATTTATTTATGTTAGGAATAATAAAATAATATTTGATTATGATTATTTATTACTCTGCAATGATTCTAATTTTGGCCCATTTATTCCATTTGAGAATATGTTTG from Brachyspira suanatina carries:
- a CDS encoding rhamnan synthesis F family protein, with product MKRLAIFAGYDKDNIIDDYVVYYIKELKKVADIVYVCNCNMLESELDKISSYCIHIINGRHGEYDFGSYKRGFIYVRNNKIIFDYDYLLLCNDSNFGPFIPFENMF